The Candidatus Krumholzibacteriota bacterium genomic sequence TCCAGAAGGGCTTGTAGAGGAAACTCTTCTCGTCGATGCGGCAGAGCCGCTCGTACATCGGTTTCGTCACGGTGACGGCGAGGATCTCCGGCGGCAGGAACCGCCGCATCGCGACGTCCGTGGCGCCGATCATCGCCTTCGGCGCATCGAGATCCTCGAAAAGACCGACGAACTGCATGCACCCCGAACCGAAGGGCGCGGTCATCACGGGATTCTCCTCTGGCGTGCTCTCGTAGTGGACCGCGTAGACGAGAAGGGCCAACCGGTCGGGATCGACGAGGAAGGTCGCCGTCACGAGGCGGTCGTACATGTCGTCGCGCAGCGGTCCGATGAAGACGTTGCCGTGCTCCGGCGCCCAGGCGCGATGGGAGGAGAGCCAGCGCTCCATCAGCGCGCGCGAGGCCTTGAGCCCCTCCGTGTCGACGAGGAAGGAGAGGAGCTCCTCGCGCGAGCGCTCCTCCACGCCGAAGAGGGCGCGTCCGCATCCGCCGCAACCGTGGTCCGCCGCGGTGAGGTGCAGCGTCTCTCCCCGTTTCCAATGGTCGAAGAAGGCGAAGAGGCAGGCGTGCCGCCTCGTGCCGGGCGTGACGGTCGGCGCGAAGGCCGCCGCGTCGGGGGCGTCGTAGAACCCGATGACGGGCAGGTCGATCATACCGCGCTCGATGAGCGCATCCGCCCTCGGTGCCATGGCCGTTCCTTTCGCTGCGCCGCCGGCGTTCTCTCTTGACTTGTGGCGAGGCGGCCATACTATACCAGCAACGGTCGAAAGGAGCAACGGAATGAAGATCATCGTACTCGGGGCGGGGCTGGTCGGCGGCCCGATGGCCCGCGATCTCGCCGA encodes the following:
- a CDS encoding DUF169 domain-containing protein yields the protein MAPRADALIERGMIDLPVIGFYDAPDAAAFAPTVTPGTRRHACLFAFFDHWKRGETLHLTAADHGCGGCGRALFGVEERSREELLSFLVDTEGLKASRALMERWLSSHRAWAPEHGNVFIGPLRDDMYDRLVTATFLVDPDRLALLVYAVHYESTPEENPVMTAPFGSGCMQFVGLFEDLDAPKAMIGATDVAMRRFLPPEILAVTVTKPMYERLCRIDEKSFLYKPFWKNLMAARAGAPGK